A window from Streptomyces sp. NBC_00271 encodes these proteins:
- the fdhD gene encoding formate dehydrogenase accessory sulfurtransferase FdhD: MGRVTERRKVIRIRDGAISTRPDTLVAEEPLEIRLNGKPLAITMRTPGDDFALAAGFLVSEGVFGRADEVQNIVYCAGATGGGPSRSSEAESGGGSNTYNVVDVRTAPGVVLPDITLERNVYTTSSCGLCGKASLDAVRTTARWSIDDGADAPPVRLEPALLAGLPDRLREAQRVFDRTGGLHAAALFTEDGEMLDVREDVGRHNAVDKLVGRALQRGDLPLSRTILLVSGRASFELAQKAVMAGIPVLAAVSAPSSLAVDLAAETGLTLVGFLRGPSMNVYAGEHRIALQAAAAQG, from the coding sequence GGAACGACGCAAGGTGATCCGCATCCGGGACGGGGCCATCTCCACCCGCCCCGACACGCTCGTCGCCGAGGAGCCACTGGAGATCCGCCTCAACGGGAAACCGCTCGCGATCACCATGCGCACCCCGGGCGACGACTTCGCGCTCGCGGCGGGCTTCCTCGTCAGCGAGGGGGTCTTCGGCCGGGCCGACGAGGTGCAGAACATCGTCTACTGCGCGGGCGCCACCGGTGGGGGCCCCTCCCGCTCGAGCGAAGCCGAGAGTGGGGGAGGTTCCAACACGTACAACGTCGTGGACGTCCGGACCGCGCCGGGCGTCGTGCTGCCCGACATCACGCTGGAGCGCAACGTCTACACGACCTCGTCCTGCGGCCTGTGCGGCAAGGCGAGCCTGGACGCGGTCCGTACGACGGCCCGCTGGTCCATCGACGACGGGGCCGACGCTCCCCCGGTCCGGCTGGAGCCCGCGCTCCTCGCCGGCCTCCCCGACCGGCTGCGCGAGGCCCAGCGGGTCTTCGACCGGACCGGGGGTCTGCACGCCGCGGCACTGTTCACGGAGGACGGGGAGATGCTCGACGTACGGGAGGACGTGGGCCGGCACAACGCGGTCGACAAGCTGGTCGGGCGCGCCCTGCAACGCGGCGACCTCCCGCTCTCCCGCACGATCCTGCTGGTGTCGGGCCGGGCCTCCTTCGAGCTGGCGCAGAAGGCGGTCATGGCGGGCATCCCCGTACTGGCGGCGGTCTCCGCACCGTCCTCGCTGGCGGTGGACCTGGCCGCCGAGACCGGGCTGACCCTGGTGGGCTTCCTGCGCGGCCCCTCCATGAACGTGTACGCGGGCGAGCACCGCATCGCCCTGCAGGCCGCGGCCGCCCAGGGCTGA
- a CDS encoding LysR family transcriptional regulator, protein MDLDLRKIRYFVAVAELLHFGRAAERLHIAQPVLSRQIRALEKDLGAPLFERDSHGVTLTAAGHQLLDDARQLLATADATRLRVRRAAGGPRRLVVGFRAGVVVTRALRAFGAAHPDVEALARRVEWDDQERLILDGTVDLAYVRRPIREQGLTLLPLFSEARVAMLPADHRLAGKPELALADLADEPRLRYADPRPGELPIRTIEEKFESVASGAGITLVPESVAEQYSRPDITYVPVPDAERDEVLLAWEASRRSPLITAFAPLAPLADPARAEEP, encoded by the coding sequence ATGGACCTCGACCTGCGGAAGATCCGCTACTTCGTGGCGGTCGCCGAGCTGCTCCACTTCGGCCGCGCGGCGGAGCGACTGCACATCGCTCAGCCGGTCCTGAGCCGTCAGATCCGCGCCCTGGAGAAGGACTTGGGCGCACCGCTTTTCGAACGCGACAGCCATGGTGTGACTCTGACGGCGGCCGGGCATCAACTCCTCGACGACGCACGGCAGTTGCTCGCCACCGCGGACGCCACCAGGCTCCGGGTGCGCCGCGCCGCCGGCGGACCGCGCCGACTGGTCGTCGGCTTCCGGGCCGGCGTCGTCGTGACCCGCGCCCTGCGCGCCTTCGGGGCCGCCCACCCGGACGTCGAGGCGCTCGCCCGCCGCGTCGAATGGGACGACCAGGAGCGGCTGATCCTCGACGGAACCGTCGACCTCGCCTACGTACGCCGCCCGATCCGCGAGCAGGGCCTCACGCTGCTGCCGCTCTTCAGTGAGGCGCGCGTGGCGATGCTCCCCGCCGACCACCGGCTCGCGGGCAAACCGGAACTCGCCCTGGCCGACCTGGCGGACGAACCGCGCCTGAGGTACGCCGACCCCCGTCCCGGCGAGCTGCCGATCCGCACCATCGAAGAGAAGTTCGAGTCCGTGGCGAGCGGGGCCGGCATCACGCTCGTACCGGAGTCCGTCGCCGAGCAGTACTCGCGCCCCGACATCACCTACGTACCGGTGCCGGACGCGGAGCGCGACGAGGTGCTGCTCGCCTGGGAGGCGAGCCGGCGCTCGCCCCTGATCACCGCCTTCGCCCCGCTCGCGCCCCTCGCCGACCCGGCGCGGGCCGAGGAGCCGTGA